The following proteins are co-located in the Doryrhamphus excisus isolate RoL2022-K1 chromosome 3, RoL_Dexc_1.0, whole genome shotgun sequence genome:
- the LOC131125437 gene encoding endosome/lysosome-associated apoptosis and autophagy regulator family member 2-like, which translates to MREPAWASWFPRCLVLVIATQRAACQGSSLRRCDETDYYYQYTECDTTGSRWRVAIPFRPGACSDLPPPSRGTDCSFSCSAGKFLEMSTQSCTPCASGSYSLGSGLRFDQWDALPLGFISIASLLSPGPHSEDLQACNNSTWTPQGVYLESNRDECTVSLVYVVHLEKQGSVSFTYQYPEGNMFFEFYVQNEQCQEMSQSDEQKWLKVTNHGEWATHQISLWAGTNILYWRTTGILVGGKMVKPVLLKDIKIEGVAYSSECFPCRPGWFSPTAGSSSCQPCPSNTFSGKGSSSCSPCPDNHYSQEGWAECKVRPPCSDKDYFQIHTACDGEGKTQAVYRWVEPKVCDENATDAVLLPSSGTRKSCPPCNPGFYNSNDSTCSPCPPGSRSDGTYACTPCPAGTEPVLGYEYRWWNVLPSNMKTSCFNVGNSKCDGMNGWEVAGDYVRSGAGSSDNDYLILSLHLPGFKVPASLSGMSGGEVAQITFEFETVCTADCELYFMMDVHSKGTTVVESWEGSKQRQSYSHSITQNSSVTFTWAFQRTSHTLDVRRYVSDSVKVFSIHVTNVLDGVASGCRACALVPENSQRAGSSCVPCPPGFYIHGETNRCKECPPNTHLARRHTYGQEACVPCGPGSISNKEHSRCYSDCSFSYAERNRTFTYDLSALSDVASLTLEPSFTTKGTKYLHLFNISLCGHEGTRAAVCRNNLTDFSGVFNKDDRGEAAQLANAVDSFVCQSTIIPADGRGFRMPISSQSIGLADTFLGATVDTALDGVSAELHLFPENANNIPDINFFFRSTQVTASCEQGRSSVVTVRCNARKSERGDVSVPSSCPAGTCDGCTFHFLWESASACPRCTQDDYHQLDGACKGGVQETFYLWNEPKLCTGGVSLPLRSSAPCEAIAMWLKFGVGGGAFLAVLLVSLTCYFWKKNRRLEYKYSRLVMSANKECELPAADSCALDEGEEPDDDAVYTRKPSLLGKLRAIASKHEGGDDSESVQLNSSQSDRWVLG; encoded by the exons ATGCGGGAGCCGGCGTGGGCCTCCTGGTTCCCCCGCTGCCTGGTGCTCGTCATAGCCACTCAGAGGGCGGCTTGCCAGGGCTCCTCGCTGCGTCGATGCGACGAG ACGGACTACTACTACCAGTACACAGAGTGTGACACAACGGGCTCCCGATGGAGGGTGGCCATCCCTTTCCGCCCGGGCGCCTGCTCCGACCTCCCACCCCCCAGCAGGGGAACGGACTGCT CCTTCTCCTGCTCAGCTGGTAAGTTCTTGGAGATGTCCACGCAGTCGTGCACGCCGTGCGCCTCCGGCTCCTACTCGCTGGGCAGTGGCCTCCGCTTTGACCAGTGGGACGCCCTCCCGCTGGGCTTCATCAGCATCGCCAGCCTGCTGAGCCCTGGGCCGCACAGCGAGGACCTCCAGGCGTGTAACAA CTCGACGTGGACGCCGCAGGGGGTCTACCTGGAGTCCAACAGGGACGAGTGCACGGTGTCGCTGGTGTACGTGGTCCACCTGGAGAAGCAGGGCTCGGTGTCCTTCACCTACCAGTACCCCGAAGGCAACATGTTCTTCGAGTTCTAT GTGCAGAACGAGCAGTGCCAGGAGATGAGCCAGAGTGACGAGCAGAAGTGGCTCAAGGTCACCAACCACGGCGAGTGGGCCACGCACCAA ATCAGTCTGTGGGCCGGCACCAACATCTTGTACTGGAGAACCACTGGGATCCTGGTGGGCGGGAAGATGGTCAAACCAGTTCTGCTCAAGGACATCAAAATAgagg gCGTCGCCTACTCGTCCGAGTGCTTTCCCTGCCGACCCGGTTGGTTCAGCCCGACCGCCGGCTCCTCCTCCTGCCAGCCGTGTCCCAGCAACACCTTCTCGGGCAAgggctcctcctcctgctcccccTGCCCCGACAACCACTACTCGC AGGAGGGATGGGCCGAGTGCAAGGTGAGGCCGCCTTGCTCCGACAAGGACTACTTCCAGATCCACACGGCGTGTGACGGCGAAGGCAAG ACGCAGGCGGTGTACCGCTGGGTGGAGCCCAAGGTCTGCGACGAGAACGCCACCGACGCCGTCCTGCTACCCAGCTCGGGTACCAGGAAGTCGTGCCCGCCGTGCAACCCGGGCTTCTACAACAGCAACGACTCCACCTGCTCGCCGTGCCCGCCTGGCAGCCGTTCGGACGGAACCTACG cgTGCACACCTTGCCCTGCAGGTACCGAGCCAGTTCTGGGTTATGAGTACAGATGGTGGAACGTGCTTCCCTCCAACATGAAGACATCCTGCTTCAACGTGGGAAACTCCAAATGTGACGGCATGAACG GTTGGGAGGTCGCGGGCGACTACGTCCGAAGCGGAGCCGGCTCGTCGGACAACGACTACCTCATCCTCAGCCTCCACCTGCCTGGTTTTAA GGTCCCGGCCTCGCTGTCGGGGATGAGTGGCGGCGAGGTGGCTCAGATCACCTTCGAGTTTGAGACCGTCTGCACCGCCGACTGCGAGCTCTACTTCATGATG GACGTGCACAGCAAGGGCACCACCGTGGTGGAGTCGTGGGAAGGCAGCAAGCAGAGGCAGTCGTACTCGCACAGCATCACCCAGAATAGCTCCGTCACTTTCACGTGGGCCTTCCAGAGGACCAGTCACACTCTGGAC GTGCGTCGTTACGTCAGCGACAGCGTGAAGGTCTTCTCCATCCACGTCACCAACGTCCTGGACGGCGTGGCGTCCGGGTGCCGGGCGTGCGCCCTTGTGCCCGAGAACTCGCAGCGTGCCGGCTCGTCCTGCGTGCCCTGCCCGCCGGGGTTTTACATCCACGGCGAAACCAACCGCTGCAAGGAGTGCCCCCCCAACACCCACCTGGCGAGGCGCCACACCTACGGCCAGGAGGCGTGCGTCCCGTGCGGGCCGGGAAGCATCAGCAACAAG GAGCACTCCCGTTGCTACAGCGACTGCTCCTTCTCCTACGCCGAACGCAACCGCACGTTCACCTACGACCTCAGCGCTCTGAGCGACGTGGCCTCGCTCACCCTCGAGCCCAGCTTCACCACCAAGGGCACGAAGTACCTCCACCTCTTCAACATCAGCCTGTGCGGCCACGAG GGCACGAGAGCCGCCGTCTGCCGGAACAACCTCACCGACTTCAGCGGCGTCTTCAACAAAGACGACCGCGGCGAGGCGGCCCAGCTCGCCAACGCGGTGGACAGCTTCGTCTGTCAGTCCACCATCATCCCCGCGGATGGGCGGGGCTTCAGGATGCCCATTTCCTCCCAGTCCATCGGCCTGGCGGACACTTTCCTCG GCGCCACGGTGGACACGGCCCTGGATGGCGTCAGCGCCGAACTCCATCTTTTCCCGGAAAACGCAAACAACATCCCAGACATCAACTTCTTCTTCAG GTCCACGCAGGTGACAGCTTCCTGTGAGCAGGGTCGCAGTTCAGTCGTCACGGTTCGCTGCAACGCCCGAAAATCGGAACGTGGCGATGTCTCAGTGCCCAG CTCCTGTCCCGCAGGAACGTGCGACGGCTGCaccttccacttcctgtgggAGAGCGCCAGCGCCTGCCCCCGCTGCACGCAGGACGACTACCACCAGCTGGACGGAGCGTGCAAAGGCGGCGTCCAG GAGACATTTTATTTGTGGAACGAGCCCAAGCTGTGCACAGGGGGCGTCTCGCTGCCTCTGAGAAGCTCCGCCCCCTGCGAGGCCATCGCCATGTGGCTGAAGTTTGGGGTGGGCGGCGGCGCCTTCTTGGCGGTGCTGCTCGTCTCCCTCACCTGCTACTTCTGGAAGAAGAACAGGAG GCTGGAGTACAAATACTCGCGTCTGGTGATGTCGGCCAACAAGGAGTGTGAGCTTCCCGCCGCAGACAGCTGCGCCCTGGATGAGGGGGAGGAGCCTGATGATGACGCCGTTTACACCCGAAAGCCGTCCCTGCTGGGGAAGCTCCGCGCCATTGCCAGCAAG CATGAAGGAGGAGACGACAGCGAGTCCGTGCAGCTGAACAGCTCCCAGTCAGACCGCTGGGTCCTGGGCTAG
- the LOC131125656 gene encoding tetraspanin-9, which yields MARGCVCCVKYMLFLFNLLFWLCGCGLLGVGVWLSVSQGSFATLSPSFPSLSAANLIVTLGTVVMVTGFLGCLGAIKENKCLLLSFFIVLLIILLAELILLILFFVYTDKVSDTARRDLKDGLVLYNTEDNAGLRDAWNAIQGEWRCCGVMSSSDWHSALQVNAVPDSCCQVVHSGCGRNASNVFWTRGCYEKVEEWLDDNKHLLGTIAMCVLVIQLLGMAFSMTLYQQIHQAGKKYEA from the exons ATGGCTCGCGGCTGCGTCTGCTGCGTCAAGTACATGCTCTTCCTCTTCAACCTGCTCTTTTGG CTGTGCGGGTGCGGCCTGCTGGGCGTGGGCGTGTGGCTGTCGGTGTCCCAGGGCAGCTTCGCCACGCTGTCGCCCTCCTTCCCGTCGCTCTCCGCCGCCAACCTCATCGTCACCCTGGGCACCGTGGTCATGGTGACGGGCTTCCTGGGGTGCCTGGGCGCCATCAAGGAGAACAAGTGCCTGCTGCTGAGC TTCTTCATCGTCCTGTTGATCATCCTCCTGGCGGAACTCATCCTTCTCATCCTCTTCTTCGTCTACACCGACAAG GTGAGTGACACGGCCAGGCGGGACCTGAAGGACGGGCTGGTTCTGTACAACACGGAAGACAATGCCGGGCTGAGGGACGCCTGGAACGCCATCCAGGGGGAG TGGCGCTGCTGTGGGGTGATGAGCTCCAGCGACTGGCACTCGGCCCTGCAGGTGAACGCGGTTCCTGACAGCTGCTGCCAGGTCGTCCACTCGGGATGCGGACGCAACGCTTCCAACGTCTTCTGGACACGG GGCTGCTACGAGAAGGTGGAGGAGTGGCTGGACGACAACAAGCACCTGCTGGGAACCATCGCCATGTGCGTGCTGGTCATTCAG CTCCTGGGGATGGCGTTCTCCATGACGCTCTACCAGCAGATCCACCAGGCGGGGAAGAAGTACGAAGCCTGA
- the amdhd1 gene encoding probable imidazolonepropionase: MSAGYRLWVKNAQQVVVVCNNGEQYLTLNGMQKLHVIQNASVVVGSDGLIEAVGAAPLIEAEYSGASFERVIDATGMCVLPGLVDAHTHPVWAGDRVHEFAMKLAGATYMDVHRAGGGIHFTVEHTRAASASGLLASLSNRLERMRRAGTTLVEVKSGYGLELHTELKMLEVIEEARRTVPINISSTYCGAHAVPKGKSVEEATEDILKVQLPKLKERISAGTLCVDNIDVFCEKGVFDLGATRSILQAGKDMGLNINFHGDELHPMNSAQLGAELGALAISHLEEVTDEGIAAMAKAGTAAVLLPTTAYILRLPQPRARAMLEAGVIVALGSDFNPNAYCCSMPIVMHLACVNMRMSMSEALAAATINAAYTLGRSRSHGSLEAGKDGDLLVLNAPRWEHLIYHLGGHQELIRYVVVKGNVVYDNQKTLDL; the protein is encoded by the exons ATGTCGGCCGGTTACAGACTGTGGGTGAAAAACGCCCAGCAGGTGGTTGTGGTCTGCAACAACGGAGAACAATACCTGACCTTGAACGGGATGCAGAAGCTCCACGTCATCCAAAACGCCAGCGTGGTGGTCGGCAG CGACGGTCTGATTGAAGCGGTGGGGGCCGCGCCCCTGATAGAGGCCGAGTATTCGGGGGCGTCTTTTGAGCGTGTGATTGACGCGACGGGAATGTGCGTGCTGCCTG GCTTGGTTGACGCCCACACTCACCCGGTCTGGGCTGGAGACCGCGTGCACGAGTTTGCAATGAAG CTGGCGGGCGCCACCTACATGGACGTGCACCGGGCGGGGGGAGGGATCCACTTCACTGTGGAGCACACCCGGGCGGCCTCTGCATCCGGCCTGCTGGCCTCGCTGAGCAACCGGCTGGAGCGAATGCGGCGAGCCGGCACCACTCTGGTGGAGGTGAAGAGCGGCTACGGCCTGGAGCTGCACACGGAGCTGAAGATGCTGGAGGTGATAGAGGAAGCCCGGCGGACGGTGCCCATCAACATCTCCTCCACCTACTGTGGCGCTCACGCCGTACCCAA AGGGAAGAGCGTTGAAGAAGCCACCGAGGACATCCTGAAGGTTCAGCTCCCAAAACTGAAAGAGCGAATCTCGGCCGGGACGCTGTGTGTGGACAACATCGACGTTTTCTGCGAGAAAGGCGTCTTCGACCTCGGCGCCACCCGCTCCATCCTGCAGGCCGGCAAGGACATGGGCCTCAACATCAACTTCCACGGAGACGAGCTCCATCCCATGAACTCCGCTCAG CTGGGGGCGGAGCTTGGCGCGTTGGCCATCAGCCACCTGGAGGAGGTGACGGATGAGGGCATCGCCGCCATGGCCAAGGCGGGGACGGCGGCGGTCCTGCTGCCGACCACGGCTTACATCCTACG GCTGCCCCAACCGCGAGCACGAGCCATGCTGGAGGCCGGTGTCATCGTCGCCCTCGGCAGCGATTTCAACCCCAACGCCTACTGCTGCTCCATG CCCATCGTTATGCACCTGGCCTGTGTCAACATGAGGATGTCCATGTCGGAGGCCTTGGCGGCAGCCACCATCAACGCCGCCTACACCCTCGGCCGCTCGCGCTCGCACGGCTCCCTGGAGGCGGGCAAAGACGGAGACCTTCTGGTCCTCAACGCCCCGCG GTGGGAGCATCTCATCTACCACCTGGGCGGACATCAGGAGCTGATCCGCTATGTCGTCGTCAAGGGCAACGTCGTCTACGACAACCAAAAGACGCTGGATTTGTGA
- the snrpf gene encoding small nuclear ribonucleoprotein F gives MSLPLNPKPFLNGLTGKPVMVKLKWGMEYKGYLVSVDGYMNMQLANTEEYVDGALAGHLGEVLIRCNNVLYIRGVEEEEEDGEMRE, from the exons ATG AGTTTACCACTGAACCCAAAGCCATTCTTGAATGGCCTGACGGGCAAGCCGGTGATGGTGAAGCTCAAGTGGGGGATGGAGTACAAAGGCTACCTGGTGTCTGTGGATGGTTACATGAACATGCAG CTGGCCAACACAGAAGAGTACGTGGATGGCGCTTTAGCAGGCCATCTGGGTGAAGTCCTCATCAG GTGCAATAACGTCTTGTACATCCGAGGcgtagaagaagaggaggaggacggggAAATGAGAGAATAA